A window of Ranitomeya variabilis isolate aRanVar5 chromosome 2, aRanVar5.hap1, whole genome shotgun sequence contains these coding sequences:
- the LOC143808933 gene encoding uncharacterized protein LOC143808933, with amino-acid sequence MASDSEHSQSASSSEGEGTQREQGDRCQDVSSGRQVSQRDHRESIDVELLISSIQERGPLWDSRDPRHMDQVVIRRLWAEVAKSLWDGFDSASAKDKGTFMKKLRTRWRSIKDRFNKGLRAEEEQSRSGAAAAKSVPYKYNRALQFLRPILGRRQTHSSTLQRAPPCEAELHGSPSEPSQPSHSDSRPAPPSSGEPAAGTSGFPLPEASGAPSFGYSRQRQRASDRSVMPEFLHLGTVFQNGFKALRDEMSSMGRRLEILEAELSNPAKHFFSTIAKGMVENLTPELQISVMQDCNNSYVRALQQARVVQSATLPVVPSLASMTPTPAAESLQPPPPWSKCRATPPQAPY; translated from the exons ATGGCGAGTGACTctgagcatagccaatcg gcttcttcaagtgagggggaaggcacacagcgggagcagggagatcggtgccaagatgtgtcgtcaggccggcaa gtttcacaacgggaccacagggagagtatagatgtggagctcctgatctccagcatccaggagcgtggcccgttgtgggacagccgtgacccccggcacatggaccaggtggtgatcaggcgtttgtgggcagaggtggcaaagtcactgtgggatggctttgacagtgcctcagcgaaggacaaaggcaccttta tgaaaaagttgaggaccagatggcgatccataaaggaccgtttcaataaggggctgcgtgctgaggaggagcaatcgaggagtggtgctgctgcggccaagtcggtgccctacaagtacaacagggcactacagttcctaagaccaatccttggccgccgaca gacacacagcagcaccctccagcgagctcccccctgtgaagcggaacttcatggatcgccatctgagccgtcacagccatcccacagcgacagcaggcctgcaccaccatcatctggagaaccggctgccggtacgtcaggttttcccctgcccgaggcctctggcgcaccttcgttcgggtattcccgacagcgccagcgggcctcggacaggtcagtcatgcctgaatttttgcacttgggcacggtgttccagaacggtttcaaggcgttgagagatgaaatgtccagtatgggacggcgccttgaaatcctggaagccgagctctcaaatccggcaaaacatttttttagcacaattgctaaaggcatggtggaaaaccttacgccggaactccagatttcggtgatgcaggactgcaacaattcttacgtgagggctctgcagcaggctcgggtcgtgcagtcagcgacactgcccgtagtgccgtcgctggctagcatgactccgactcctgctgcagagtcactccagccacccccaccctggtccaagtgccgagcgacgccaccacaggcaccatactag